The following are encoded together in the Vigna angularis cultivar LongXiaoDou No.4 chromosome 9, ASM1680809v1, whole genome shotgun sequence genome:
- the LOC108346694 gene encoding UPF0496 protein At3g19330 yields MARLVHFTYHEVAKLYLSSTSSVFVLIFSSLYKYFYCMFVVVILLALYSGLLYGLYVPDWEFDVSASTSLLPPISGGDIYTVLQPDSNNVREALAKSKPINNLTCLVSTYFDHNETTSDFCLHLLLTILRARDLYAPLSRLLSVLPADGSPLSQAQCDHAYDLFLQFDRQENPFVLSHLHQLCDSLSHLKGDIQRDLCRCHSRICMFRHTTAGCVVISVTVIVASGFSLALLMMWREGKFRSLQRHTTVSHLS; encoded by the exons ATGGCACGATTAGTCCATTTCACATATCATGAAGTTGCCAAGTTATATTTATCTAGTACATCCAGTGTATTCGTACTCATTTTCTCATCTttgtacaaatatttttattgcatgTTTGTTGTAGTAATATTGCTGGCACTTTACTCAGGATTACTGTATGGTCTATATGTTCCAGATTGGGAGTTTGATGTATCAGCCTCGACCTCTTTGTTGCCTCCTATTAGTGGTGGTGATATTTACACG GTCCTCCAACCTGACTCCAACAACGTTCGTGAAGCCCTCGCCAAGTCCAAACCTATCAACAACCTCACGTGTCTCGTCTCCACCTACTTCGACCACAATGAAACCACCTCTGACTTCTGTCTCCACCTCCTCCTCACCATCCTCCGCGCGCGCGACCTATACGCGCCACTCTCCCGCCTCCTCTCCGTCCTCCCCGCCGATGGGTCGCCGCTCTCCCAGGCCCAGTGCGACCACGCCTACGACCTCTTCCTCCAATTTGACCGCCAGGAGAACCCCTTCGTGCTCTCCCACCTTCATCAGCTCTGCGACAGCTTGTCCCACTTGAAGGGCGACATCCAGCGAGACCTCTGCAGGTGCCACTCTCGAATCTGTATGTTTCGCCACACCACCGCTGGGTGCGTCGTTATTTCCGTCACCGTAATTGTCGCTTCGGGATTTTCCTTGGCATtgttgatgatgtggagagaggGAAAGTTTCGAAGTTTACAACGGCACACCACTGTTAGCCACCTCAGTTGA